From Micromonospora sp. NBC_01699, a single genomic window includes:
- a CDS encoding zinc-binding dehydrogenase translates to MRIMRAAFASTFDADNPLAALSVGDRPEPVHPADDWVTVEVRATSLNRHDLWSLAGVGLVAEQLPMILGCDAAGVDPDGNEVVVYPVVVDPADPRGVSILSERFPGTLADRVAVPRANLVPVPVGLSLTDVACLPTAWLTAYRMLTGPGRVAEGDAVLVQGAGGGVATAAVVLAVAMGKRVYATSRDAAKRDRIGALGATALAPGARLPERVDVVIETVGAATFDHSMKSAAPGARIVVSGATSGYEPKVNLRRVFAMQLAILGTSMGTPAELAELLALCVERGIRPVVDSVYGFSEAADAFARLQSGEVFGKVVLDHSR, encoded by the coding sequence GTGCGGATCATGCGTGCCGCCTTCGCCTCGACGTTCGATGCCGACAATCCGCTCGCCGCGCTCTCCGTCGGCGACCGGCCGGAGCCGGTCCACCCGGCCGACGACTGGGTGACGGTCGAGGTCAGGGCCACTTCGCTCAACCGGCACGACCTGTGGTCACTGGCCGGGGTCGGGCTCGTCGCGGAGCAGTTGCCGATGATCCTCGGTTGCGACGCCGCCGGAGTCGACCCGGACGGCAACGAGGTGGTCGTCTACCCGGTGGTGGTGGATCCGGCCGACCCGCGCGGGGTGTCGATCCTGTCGGAGCGGTTCCCGGGCACGCTCGCCGACCGGGTCGCGGTGCCGAGGGCGAACCTGGTGCCCGTACCGGTGGGGCTCTCGCTCACCGATGTGGCCTGCCTGCCGACGGCCTGGCTGACCGCGTACCGGATGCTCACCGGCCCGGGGCGCGTCGCCGAGGGCGACGCGGTGCTGGTGCAGGGCGCCGGGGGCGGGGTGGCGACCGCCGCCGTCGTGCTCGCGGTGGCGATGGGCAAACGGGTGTACGCGACCAGCCGCGACGCCGCCAAGCGGGACCGGATAGGCGCGCTCGGTGCGACCGCGCTGGCACCCGGTGCCCGGCTGCCGGAACGCGTCGACGTGGTCATCGAGACCGTCGGCGCGGCGACGTTCGACCACTCGATGAAGTCGGCCGCACCGGGCGCCCGGATAGTGGTGTCCGGCGCGACCTCCGGGTACGAGCCGAAGGTGAACCTGCGCCGGGTGTTCGCCATGCAGTTGGCGATCCTCGGTACCTCGATGGGGACCCCGGCCGAGCTGGCCGAGTTGCTCGCCCTCTGTGTCGAGCGGGGGATCCGCCCGGTGGTCGACTCGGTGTACGGGTTCTCCGAGGCGGCCGACGCGTTCGCCCGGCTCCAGTCCGGCGAGGTGTTCGGCAAGGTGGTGCTGGACCACTCACGGTGA
- a CDS encoding S8 family serine peptidase: MSTPLRRTAAGLVAVLAITAAGTPPASAAPPTAAPPGTAPNPLTGTSSRITLITGDVVEVAPAGDGRYAASVHPAAGRERITFHTVEVDGGLRVLPSDVVPYVSAGTLDADLFDVQELIADGYGDGTATSLPLIVRYRDPGATARAALAGTTATRPLASIGGAALAARKDSLAGFWQTAAPPNPAVRSAKPGANSGTPVGTPAFGAGISQIWLDGKIHPVLDRSTAQIGAPAAWQAGFDGTGVRVAVLDTGIDPTHPDLTGRVALAQNFTDSADTTDHFGHGTHVAATVAGTGAGSGGTRKGVAPGASLLVGKVLGDDGSGYESWIISGMEWAADEGAAVVNMSLGGGPTDGSDPLSQAVDRITAEDGTLFVIAAGNDGADYSVGTPGVAPSALTVGAVDRDESLADFSSRGPRLGDEGLKPEITAPGVDIVAARAAGTTMGTPVDDLYTAASGTSMATPHVAGAAVLLAQQHPDWSPARLKNALVSTARTNRELSVFAEGAGRVDLARAVGQRVFATGVADFGLVTGAGPDTAPVSRTVTYANDGTAPVTLTLAVDVSNLGTRAPQTGAITAGTGSVTVAAGGSVDVPVTVDLAKLAPGRYGGWITATGPGGVLVTTALAVTSEGPRHTVTLRAVDRAGGPVAVPFVSLQGDSSRSDFLGFLWAGTTQTVQVEQGTYLLDALISDGGVQNEQATAILDPELRVDRDIEVLLDARKGTPIRIETPKPAEQQAVLSYYVHRVTGTGRRIDHGTMHYSTVKQVNVTPTRKVASGTFEFSSRWQLVAPMVQAKVDGVSGPLDINLTGQSPAYAGKREFPLVFAGRGTPAELAAVRVRGAAVLIRSGNEPGGEDAPSEGEVTAAAAAAGAALTLMVRPADWSAWTVWKPTGEREPIPMLAVAADAGERLIARAAGGRARLDLTLTTSSPYLYDVQHVETGRVPDRIVYRVTPANSVRITSSYADNGGLSWQKEQRFGWRPWQTFSWNDSSRFVATPLVREEWVTSGDSLWQHRVVHNWPWNDFGALAVGMTEAPTAYRAGSARESWLAPVVRPASPTGVPELVSTRTGNTLALRVPEFVDADGHFTIGEASRVEAKLWRDGKLLAELPDARRDVSTTSAQARYRLALSTERVDDEWRWGTRTETVWDFRSGQQSGDRARPLPLLQVDYAVPVDLSGRASDRQHTLGLTLRGQDGLSAPRGTELTAEVSFDEGRTWKRVRVTGGGTDYRATVPAGRGTVSLRVRATDRSGNAITQTVIRAYGLV, from the coding sequence ATGTCCACCCCCCTGCGTCGTACGGCCGCCGGCCTGGTGGCCGTACTCGCGATCACCGCCGCCGGCACGCCCCCGGCATCGGCCGCACCACCGACGGCCGCACCACCGGGAACGGCACCGAACCCGCTGACCGGCACCTCGTCCAGGATCACCCTGATCACCGGTGACGTGGTCGAGGTCGCCCCGGCCGGTGACGGCCGGTACGCCGCGTCGGTCCACCCCGCCGCAGGCCGGGAGCGGATCACCTTCCACACCGTCGAGGTCGACGGCGGACTGCGGGTGCTGCCCAGCGACGTCGTCCCGTACGTCTCGGCCGGCACCCTGGACGCGGACCTGTTCGACGTCCAGGAGCTGATCGCCGACGGATACGGCGACGGTACGGCGACCAGCCTGCCGCTCATCGTCCGCTACCGGGACCCCGGCGCCACCGCCCGCGCCGCCCTCGCCGGTACGACCGCCACCCGCCCGCTGGCCAGCATCGGCGGTGCCGCCCTGGCCGCCCGCAAAGACTCGCTGGCCGGGTTCTGGCAAACCGCCGCACCGCCGAACCCGGCCGTCCGCTCGGCGAAACCGGGCGCGAACTCAGGTACGCCCGTCGGTACGCCCGCGTTCGGCGCCGGGATCAGCCAAATCTGGCTGGACGGGAAGATCCACCCGGTGCTCGACCGGAGCACCGCCCAGATCGGCGCGCCCGCCGCCTGGCAGGCCGGCTTCGACGGCACCGGGGTCAGGGTGGCCGTGCTCGACACCGGCATCGACCCGACCCACCCCGACCTCACCGGCCGGGTGGCGTTGGCGCAGAACTTCACCGACAGCGCCGACACCACCGACCACTTCGGTCACGGTACCCACGTCGCGGCGACCGTGGCCGGCACCGGCGCCGGGTCCGGCGGCACCCGCAAGGGGGTCGCTCCGGGCGCGAGTCTGCTGGTCGGCAAGGTGCTCGGCGACGACGGCAGCGGCTACGAGTCGTGGATCATCTCCGGCATGGAGTGGGCCGCCGACGAGGGCGCGGCGGTGGTCAACATGAGCCTCGGCGGTGGCCCGACCGACGGCAGTGACCCGCTCAGCCAGGCGGTCGACCGGATCACCGCCGAGGACGGCACGCTGTTCGTGATCGCCGCCGGCAACGACGGCGCCGACTACAGCGTCGGTACGCCCGGCGTCGCCCCGTCGGCGCTGACCGTCGGCGCGGTGGACCGGGACGAGTCGCTGGCCGACTTCTCCAGCCGGGGCCCGCGCCTCGGCGACGAGGGCCTCAAGCCGGAGATCACCGCTCCGGGCGTGGACATCGTCGCCGCCCGCGCCGCCGGCACCACCATGGGTACGCCGGTCGACGACCTCTACACGGCCGCGTCCGGCACCTCGATGGCCACCCCGCACGTGGCCGGCGCGGCCGTACTCCTGGCCCAGCAGCACCCCGACTGGTCACCGGCACGACTGAAGAACGCCCTGGTCAGCACCGCCCGTACGAACAGGGAGCTGTCGGTGTTCGCCGAGGGGGCCGGTCGGGTGGACCTGGCCCGCGCGGTGGGCCAGCGGGTGTTCGCCACCGGGGTGGCCGACTTCGGCCTGGTCACCGGCGCCGGGCCGGACACCGCGCCGGTGAGCCGGACGGTGACGTACGCCAACGACGGAACCGCGCCGGTGACGCTGACGCTGGCCGTGGACGTGTCGAATCTCGGCACCCGTGCCCCGCAGACCGGTGCCATCACGGCCGGCACCGGATCGGTGACCGTTGCGGCCGGCGGCTCGGTGGACGTACCGGTCACCGTCGACCTGGCGAAGCTCGCCCCCGGCCGGTACGGCGGCTGGATCACCGCGACCGGTCCCGGTGGGGTGCTGGTCACGACGGCGCTGGCGGTCACCTCGGAGGGTCCCCGGCACACAGTGACCCTGCGCGCGGTCGACCGGGCCGGTGGGCCGGTGGCGGTGCCGTTCGTCTCCCTCCAGGGCGACAGCAGCCGCTCTGACTTCCTCGGCTTCCTGTGGGCGGGCACCACCCAGACGGTGCAGGTCGAGCAGGGCACCTACCTGCTGGACGCGCTGATCTCCGACGGTGGCGTACAGAACGAGCAGGCGACGGCGATCCTCGACCCGGAGTTGCGGGTCGACCGGGACATCGAGGTGCTGCTCGACGCCCGCAAGGGCACCCCGATCCGGATCGAGACGCCGAAGCCGGCCGAGCAGCAGGCGGTGTTGAGCTACTACGTGCACCGGGTCACCGGCACCGGTCGGCGGATCGACCACGGGACCATGCACTACAGCACCGTCAAGCAGGTCAACGTCACCCCGACGAGGAAGGTGGCGAGCGGGACGTTCGAGTTCTCCTCCCGCTGGCAGCTCGTCGCGCCGATGGTGCAGGCGAAGGTGGACGGGGTGTCCGGCCCGCTCGACATCAATCTGACCGGGCAGTCTCCGGCGTACGCCGGCAAGCGCGAGTTTCCGCTGGTCTTCGCCGGTCGGGGGACGCCAGCCGAGCTGGCGGCGGTGAGGGTACGCGGTGCCGCCGTGCTCATCCGCTCCGGCAACGAACCGGGCGGTGAGGACGCGCCGAGCGAGGGTGAGGTGACCGCCGCCGCAGCCGCAGCCGGTGCGGCGCTGACCCTGATGGTCCGGCCGGCGGACTGGTCGGCGTGGACGGTGTGGAAGCCGACCGGTGAGCGGGAGCCGATCCCGATGCTGGCCGTGGCGGCCGACGCCGGGGAGAGGCTGATCGCCCGCGCGGCCGGGGGCCGGGCCAGGTTGGACCTGACCCTGACCACCTCCAGCCCCTACCTGTACGACGTGCAGCACGTCGAAACCGGCCGGGTCCCGGACCGGATCGTCTACCGGGTCACCCCGGCCAACTCGGTACGCATCACCTCCAGTTACGCCGACAACGGCGGACTCTCATGGCAGAAGGAGCAACGATTCGGATGGCGCCCCTGGCAGACGTTTTCGTGGAACGACTCGTCCCGCTTCGTCGCGACCCCGTTGGTCCGCGAGGAGTGGGTGACGAGCGGGGACTCACTGTGGCAGCACCGGGTGGTGCACAACTGGCCGTGGAACGACTTCGGCGCGTTGGCCGTCGGCATGACCGAGGCACCCACCGCCTACCGTGCCGGTAGCGCGCGGGAGAGCTGGCTCGCCCCGGTGGTCCGGCCGGCGTCGCCGACCGGGGTGCCGGAGCTGGTCTCCACCCGGACCGGGAACACGCTCGCGCTGCGGGTGCCCGAGTTTGTCGACGCCGACGGCCACTTCACCATCGGTGAGGCGAGCCGGGTCGAGGCGAAGCTGTGGCGGGACGGGAAGCTGCTGGCCGAGCTGCCGGACGCGCGCCGGGATGTCAGCACCACCTCGGCGCAGGCCCGGTACCGGTTGGCGCTGAGCACCGAACGCGTGGACGACGAGTGGCGCTGGGGTACGCGTACCGAGACAGTGTGGGACTTCCGCTCCGGTCAGCAGTCGGGTGACCGGGCCAGGCCGCTGCCGCTGTTGCAGGTGGACTACGCCGTACCGGTGGACCTGTCCGGTCGGGCGTCCGACCGGCAGCACACGCTCGGTCTGACCCTGCGCGGCCAGGACGGGCTGTCGGCGCCCCGGGGCACCGAGCTGACCGCCGAGGTGTCCTTCGACGAGGGCCGCACCTGGAAGAGGGTCAGGGTGACCGGGGGCGGTACGGACTACCGGGCGACCGTTCCGGCCGGCCGGGGCACCGTGTCGCTGCGGGTCAGGGCCACCGACCGGTCCGGCAACGCGATCACCCAGACCGTGATCCGGGCGTACGGCCTGGTCTGA
- a CDS encoding NAD(P)-dependent malic enzyme, whose amino-acid sequence MSSTSVDHSDPVFELHRGGKLAVASTVPLTSREDLSLAYTPGVARVCEAIAADPALVDDYTWVSHTVAVVTDGSAVLGLGNIGPRAAMPVMEGKAVLFKQFGGIDAVPICLDTQDVEEIISVVTALAPSFGGINLEDISAPRCFEIERRLEEALPIPVFHDDQHGTAIVVLAALRNAATLLNRKLGDLRVVVSGAGAAGVAVTRMLAAGGVNPDDMVVCDSRGILHRDRDGLTEVKAELAEFTNADRRQGDITAALRDADVLIGVSGGQIPEQAIAGMAPGGIVFALANPTPEVHPDVAARHVAVVATGRSDFPNQINNVLAFPGIFRGALDARATRITDGMKVAAADAIAAVVADNLTADAIVPSPLDPRVAPAVAEAVLEAARRDGVARA is encoded by the coding sequence ATGTCATCCACTTCTGTGGATCATTCTGATCCGGTCTTCGAACTGCATCGCGGGGGCAAGTTGGCGGTTGCCTCGACCGTACCGCTGACCAGCCGGGAAGACCTTTCGCTCGCGTACACCCCGGGGGTTGCCCGGGTCTGCGAGGCGATCGCCGCCGACCCCGCGCTCGTCGACGACTACACCTGGGTCTCGCACACCGTCGCCGTGGTGACCGACGGGTCGGCCGTGCTCGGGCTGGGCAACATCGGCCCGCGCGCGGCGATGCCGGTGATGGAGGGCAAGGCGGTGCTCTTCAAGCAGTTCGGCGGGATCGACGCGGTGCCGATCTGCCTGGACACGCAGGACGTGGAAGAGATCATCTCGGTGGTGACCGCGCTGGCCCCGTCGTTCGGTGGGATCAACCTGGAGGACATCAGCGCGCCCCGCTGCTTCGAGATCGAGCGCCGGCTGGAGGAGGCGTTGCCGATCCCGGTCTTCCACGACGACCAGCACGGCACCGCGATCGTCGTGCTCGCCGCCCTGCGCAACGCCGCCACGCTGCTCAACCGCAAGCTCGGTGACCTGCGCGTGGTGGTCAGCGGCGCGGGCGCGGCCGGCGTCGCGGTGACCAGGATGCTGGCCGCCGGCGGGGTCAACCCGGACGACATGGTGGTCTGCGACTCGCGCGGCATCCTGCACCGGGACCGGGACGGGCTCACCGAGGTCAAGGCGGAGCTGGCCGAGTTCACCAACGCGGACCGGCGACAGGGCGACATCACCGCCGCGCTGCGCGACGCCGACGTGCTGATCGGTGTCTCCGGCGGGCAGATCCCGGAGCAGGCGATCGCCGGCATGGCTCCCGGTGGCATCGTCTTCGCCCTGGCCAACCCCACGCCCGAGGTGCACCCGGACGTCGCGGCCCGGCACGTCGCCGTGGTCGCCACCGGCCGCAGCGACTTCCCGAACCAGATCAACAACGTGCTCGCGTTCCCGGGCATCTTCCGGGGCGCGCTCGACGCGCGGGCCACCCGGATCACCGACGGCATGAAGGTGGCCGCCGCCGACGCGATCGCCGCGGTGGTCGCCGATAATCTGACCGCCGACGCCATCGTCCCGTCGCCGCTCGACCCTCGGGTCGCCCCGGCGGTGGCCGAGGCGGTCCTCGAAGCCGCCCGCCGCGACGGCGTCGCCCGCGCCTGA
- a CDS encoding acetate/propionate family kinase: MSRILVVNCGSSSLKYRLYDGVDAADDRPVTDGNQIAVADGDDAGDRAPGAGGGPVVLGQGVIERIGEPGGGPANHENAIRQVLDRIDLTGLTGVGHRVVHGGQRFAEPTLVSDEVFGEITDLVPLAPLHNPANLTGIAVTRQLLPGVPQVAVFDTAFHRTMPEAAATYAIDAETAHKYGIRRYGFHGTSHAYVSRRTAALLGRPYEQVNTITLHLGNGASACAVAGGRSVATSMGMSPLAGLVMGTRSGDLDPTVVFQLRRVAGMSVDQIDDLLNHRSGLLGLTGANDMREVLSRRVAGDPAAELAFQVYCQRIKFYVGGYFAMLGRLDAVTFTAGVGEHAAPVRAAALADLHHLGITVDPTRNTANATGDRLISSPTSPTAVAVIPTNEELEIARQTAALLTHQPG, translated from the coding sequence GTGAGCCGGATCCTGGTGGTGAACTGCGGTTCGTCGTCGCTGAAGTATCGCCTCTATGACGGTGTCGACGCCGCTGACGACAGACCGGTGACGGACGGGAACCAGATAGCCGTGGCCGATGGCGACGATGCCGGTGACAGGGCACCCGGGGCCGGCGGCGGGCCGGTGGTGCTCGGGCAGGGTGTAATCGAGCGGATCGGCGAGCCCGGCGGCGGGCCGGCGAACCACGAGAATGCGATCCGGCAGGTGCTGGACCGGATCGACCTCACCGGGCTGACCGGGGTCGGGCACCGGGTGGTGCACGGCGGGCAGCGGTTCGCCGAGCCGACCCTGGTGAGCGACGAGGTGTTCGGGGAGATCACCGACCTGGTGCCGCTCGCCCCGCTGCACAATCCGGCCAACCTGACCGGGATCGCGGTCACCCGGCAACTGCTGCCCGGCGTACCGCAGGTCGCGGTCTTCGACACCGCGTTCCACCGCACCATGCCCGAGGCCGCCGCCACGTACGCCATCGACGCCGAAACCGCCCACAAGTACGGCATCCGCCGCTACGGCTTCCACGGCACCTCGCACGCGTACGTCTCCCGGCGTACGGCGGCGCTGCTCGGACGGCCGTACGAGCAGGTCAACACGATCACGTTGCACCTGGGCAACGGGGCGAGCGCGTGTGCGGTCGCCGGTGGCCGGAGCGTCGCCACCTCGATGGGGATGTCGCCGCTAGCCGGCCTGGTGATGGGGACTCGCAGCGGTGACCTGGATCCGACGGTCGTCTTCCAGCTCCGGCGGGTCGCCGGAATGTCGGTGGATCAGATCGACGACCTACTCAACCACCGCAGCGGCCTGCTCGGGCTGACCGGGGCGAACGACATGCGCGAGGTGCTGAGCCGTCGGGTGGCCGGTGACCCGGCCGCGGAGCTGGCGTTCCAGGTCTACTGCCAGCGGATCAAGTTTTATGTGGGTGGGTATTTCGCGATGCTCGGCCGGCTCGACGCGGTCACCTTCACCGCCGGTGTCGGCGAGCACGCCGCCCCCGTCCGTGCCGCCGCCCTGGCCGACCTGCACCACCTGGGTATCACCGTCGACCCAACCCGCAACACCGCCAACGCCACCGGCGACCGCCTGATCTCCTCCCCCACCTCCCCCACCGCAGTAGCGGTCATCCCCACCAACGAGGAACTGGAGATCGCCCGCCAAACCGCCGCCCTACTCACCCACCAACCCGGTTGA
- a CDS encoding VOC family protein — protein sequence METRLTSFYPVICTRDVAASRDFYTRHFGFETTFEADWYVSLRRPESPHYELALLDHTHETLPDGYRRPVQGLILNFEVTDVDAEHRRLVHEAGLTEQLSLRSEDFGQRHFIVGAPDGVLVDVITPIAPTAAYAAQFAPAADH from the coding sequence ATGGAAACCAGGCTGACCAGTTTCTACCCGGTGATCTGTACCCGCGACGTGGCCGCGTCCCGCGACTTCTACACCCGGCACTTCGGCTTCGAGACCACCTTCGAAGCCGACTGGTACGTCAGCCTCCGCCGCCCCGAGTCACCGCACTACGAACTGGCGCTGCTCGACCACACCCACGAGACGCTGCCCGACGGCTACCGGCGGCCGGTCCAGGGGCTGATCCTCAACTTCGAGGTGACCGATGTGGACGCCGAGCACCGGCGGCTGGTGCACGAGGCCGGGCTAACCGAGCAGCTCTCCCTGCGCAGCGAGGACTTCGGTCAGCGGCACTTCATCGTCGGCGCGCCCGACGGGGTGCTGGTCGACGTGATCACCCCGATCGCCCCCACCGCCGCGTACGCCGCCCAGTTCGCTCCGGCGGCCGACCACTGA
- a CDS encoding GNAT family N-acetyltransferase — protein sequence MVHELAEYERAPDECHLTEQQLHAALFAEQPALFGHVAVDTDGNPIGLALWFLNFSTWRGVHGIYLEDLYVRPAARGTGTGRRLLATLAAVCVERGYERLDWSVLSWNPAREFYHAIGATAMDGWLPYRLTGAALTDLARHTA from the coding sequence ATGGTCCACGAGCTCGCCGAGTACGAGCGAGCCCCGGACGAGTGCCACCTCACCGAGCAGCAGTTGCACGCCGCCCTCTTCGCCGAGCAGCCGGCGTTGTTCGGGCACGTGGCGGTCGACACCGACGGCAACCCGATCGGGCTCGCCCTCTGGTTCCTCAACTTCTCCACCTGGCGTGGCGTACACGGGATCTATCTGGAGGACCTCTACGTCCGTCCGGCGGCCCGTGGCACCGGCACCGGGCGCCGACTGCTCGCCACCCTGGCCGCCGTCTGCGTCGAGCGCGGCTACGAGCGGCTGGACTGGTCGGTGCTGAGCTGGAACCCGGCCCGCGAGTTCTACCACGCGATCGGTGCCACCGCGATGGACGGGTGGCTGCCGTACCGCCTCACCGGTGCCGCCCTCACCGACCTCGCCCGGCACACCGCCTGA
- a CDS encoding TetR/AcrR family transcriptional regulator, with translation MVRRAEQWAETRRALLAEGRQRFARDGFHAVVLEEVAHAVGVTKGAAYHHFGSKAGLFRAVVEQAQQELADSVAAAADAYDDPWQQLLAGCRAFLTAGSDPAIRRIVLIDAPTVLGWNEWRSMDDSSSAHHLTEALKALITAGIIAPQPVEPLTRLLSGAMNEAALWLATSPDPTAPNTTMTALTHLLTGLLPLPPLPSPHPTPLAI, from the coding sequence ATGGTGAGACGGGCGGAACAGTGGGCCGAGACCCGGCGCGCGCTGCTGGCGGAGGGCCGGCAACGGTTCGCCCGCGACGGCTTCCACGCGGTGGTGCTGGAGGAGGTCGCGCACGCCGTCGGCGTGACGAAGGGTGCGGCGTACCACCACTTCGGCAGCAAGGCCGGGCTGTTCCGCGCCGTGGTCGAACAGGCGCAACAGGAACTGGCGGACAGCGTGGCGGCCGCCGCAGACGCGTACGACGACCCGTGGCAGCAACTGCTCGCCGGCTGCCGGGCCTTCCTGACCGCCGGGTCGGATCCGGCGATCCGGCGGATCGTGCTGATCGACGCGCCGACCGTGCTGGGCTGGAACGAGTGGCGGTCGATGGACGACTCCTCCTCCGCCCACCACCTGACCGAGGCGTTGAAGGCACTGATCACCGCCGGAATAATCGCCCCGCAGCCCGTCGAGCCACTGACCCGCCTACTCTCCGGCGCAATGAACGAGGCCGCCCTCTGGCTGGCCACCTCCCCCGACCCAACCGCCCCCAACACCACCATGACCGCCCTAACCCACCTCCTAACCGGCCTCCTCCCCCTCCCCCCCCTCCCCTCCCCCCACCCCACCCCACTCGCGATCTAG
- a CDS encoding helix-turn-helix domain-containing protein — MFDDTGLLGAGEERAYRLLLRLSAASPADLAGLAALPVTEAAALLEALRSKGLAVARPGPDPVFEPLPPDVALGNTLLRRQESLETARQAVAALTEEYRASARRRDADHLVEVVVGAAALRDQLRDLQNSAREEILWFCRANPLAMSGPENVEESPALTRGVRYRAIYERALLEMPGEMESVAESVRGGEEARTLPALPVRLAIADRSTAICPLVPDDNQGIGEPTAALIRRSELLDALLALFESHWDRASPIRWDGEFGNPGGGLGAIPGTGPGVVTTETGDDKLDESERFLLSLFVAGFPDKSIASQLGISRRTVQRRLERLMLLAGVDTRTGLAFQAARRGWL, encoded by the coding sequence ATGTTCGACGACACCGGGCTGCTGGGGGCCGGGGAGGAAAGGGCGTACCGGCTGCTGCTGCGGCTCTCGGCGGCCAGTCCCGCCGACCTGGCGGGGCTGGCCGCGCTGCCGGTGACCGAGGCGGCGGCACTGCTGGAAGCGTTACGGAGCAAGGGACTCGCGGTGGCCCGACCCGGCCCCGATCCGGTGTTCGAACCACTGCCGCCGGACGTCGCCCTCGGCAACACCCTGTTGCGCCGGCAGGAGTCGCTCGAAACCGCCCGGCAGGCGGTCGCCGCGCTGACCGAGGAGTACCGGGCCAGCGCCCGCCGCCGCGACGCCGACCACCTGGTGGAGGTGGTCGTCGGCGCGGCCGCCTTACGCGACCAGCTTCGGGACCTGCAAAACTCGGCCCGCGAGGAGATCCTCTGGTTCTGCCGGGCCAACCCGCTGGCCATGTCCGGGCCGGAGAACGTCGAGGAATCACCCGCCCTGACCAGGGGAGTGCGGTACCGGGCGATCTACGAACGGGCGCTGCTGGAGATGCCCGGCGAGATGGAGAGCGTCGCCGAAAGCGTACGCGGCGGCGAGGAGGCCCGGACCCTGCCGGCGCTACCGGTCCGGCTCGCCATCGCCGACCGCTCCACCGCTATCTGCCCGCTCGTACCCGACGACAACCAGGGGATTGGCGAACCGACCGCCGCCCTGATCCGGCGCAGTGAACTGCTGGACGCGCTGCTCGCGCTCTTCGAGAGCCACTGGGACCGGGCCAGCCCGATCCGCTGGGACGGCGAGTTCGGCAACCCGGGCGGCGGACTCGGCGCCATTCCCGGCACCGGACCGGGTGTCGTCACCACCGAGACCGGCGACGACAAACTGGACGAGAGCGAACGGTTCCTGCTGTCGCTGTTCGTCGCCGGCTTCCCGGACAAGTCGATCGCGTCGCAACTCGGCATCAGCCGCCGTACGGTGCAACGCCGGCTGGAGCGGCTGATGCTGCTGGCCGGGGTGGACACCCGTACCGGCCTGGCGTTCCAGGCCGCCCGGCGGGGCTGGCTCTGA
- the sodN gene encoding superoxide dismutase, Ni has protein sequence MRLPRILTPRFVAHAHCDLPCGVYDPAQARIEAESVKAICEKYQANSDPEFRTRALIIKEQRAELVKHHLWVLWTDYFKPLHFEKYPNLHSLFNEATKLAGGGGGAKASTDPAKADELLQKIDEISKIFWETKQA, from the coding sequence ATGCGACTTCCACGCATCCTCACACCACGTTTCGTCGCGCATGCCCACTGCGATCTGCCCTGCGGGGTCTACGACCCGGCCCAGGCTCGGATTGAGGCCGAGTCCGTCAAGGCGATCTGCGAGAAGTACCAGGCAAACTCGGACCCGGAGTTCCGGACCCGGGCCCTGATTATCAAGGAACAGCGCGCTGAGCTGGTCAAGCACCACCTGTGGGTGCTCTGGACCGACTACTTCAAGCCGCTGCACTTCGAGAAGTACCCGAACCTGCACTCGCTGTTCAACGAGGCCACCAAGCTGGCCGGTGGCGGTGGCGGCGCCAAGGCGTCGACCGACCCGGCCAAGGCCGACGAGCTGTTGCAGAAGATCGACGAGATTTCGAAGATCTTCTGGGAGACCAAGCAGGCGTGA
- a CDS encoding S24 family peptidase, translating to MGPAVDPATPPDRPVPPGRGLFAVLVIGPSMVPTLRHGDAVLVRRGGRAVRPGDVVVAVFRSRPDLVVVKRVVRAEDGGWWLRGDNPLITDDSRAYGVADVLGRVVLRYWPSPRRFGYPSV from the coding sequence ATGGGACCAGCGGTAGACCCGGCGACTCCGCCCGACCGTCCCGTGCCGCCGGGGCGCGGGCTGTTCGCCGTACTCGTGATCGGTCCGTCCATGGTGCCGACGCTGCGTCACGGCGACGCGGTGCTGGTCCGGCGCGGTGGTCGCGCGGTCCGGCCCGGTGACGTGGTGGTCGCGGTCTTCCGCAGCCGCCCCGACCTGGTTGTGGTCAAACGGGTGGTCCGCGCCGAGGACGGCGGCTGGTGGCTGCGTGGTGACAATCCGCTGATCACCGACGACTCCCGAGCGTACGGGGTGGCCGATGTGCTCGGTCGGGTGGTGCTGCGCTACTGGCCGAGCCCCCGGAGGTTCGGTTACCCCTCGGTATGA